A segment of the Candidatus Doudnabacteria bacterium genome:
TGTTTTCCCGAAATCCTTGCCAATACTTACCCCGCAACCTCCAAGGCTCAGCATCACTGGCTTCACAGATCACCTCCGGCGTGCACAAAGGGCACACAAACACCCGGTTTATCGTCAACGAAAGGCTCCTTGAACGTAAACGGCTCATTAGGGAACGTTTCGTTGAATTTAGCTAAATCACAGTCAAGATCAACCTTGTGGTTGGTGAGATTCGGATAGTTGCCTTTCTGGGGCACGATCCGAATTACTCCCTTTCCGTTCCAAGGCAAGTATTCAGGCAAAATCTCAACCGAGTTGGCGTTTGCGTTCAGGTAGTGCTTAAAGAACATCTCGAACCTCGAGACAAATTCTTGTACGCGCCCCTTCAACTCCCGAAGCTCTTCCAGCCGTATATCTGCTAAGCCCGCTTGAAGCGCATTGTCTGCTCTTGCTTTCTTGATGTACAAGTGCCAGGCAATACCCAGGACGATAACCCCGACTATTGCTGCTGCGGCTATTATGTAGATGAGTGCTGTTGGCGGAGAAGAATTCGATGATGATGAAGCCGCCTGATCTGCTGCGACTGCTGCTGGCTGATCTGCTGCGACTGCTGCTGGCTGATCTGCTGCGGCTGTGGCTGCTGATGGAGGTTTATCTGGAGGCTTATCTGCTGCTGACGCTGGTGTTACACGCGGAGCAGCGACTGCTGGTGGCGGAACCGGCACCTCCGCAGGTGCGGGTGCAGCAGGAGCCTTGGTCGGTTGCGGCGTTTCAACTTTCGCCACGACTGGCACCTGAACTGGAACCTGGGCAGAAACCGTAGAAGCAGCCAACATTCCCGGCAACGCGTAAACGTCGTCGGTCAAAGTCTTGGACAAGCGCGACGCGATGTCACGCTTGGACATCTTTGACGTGATGTTGCCGTTGAGCAAAGCCAACTTTTGCGCGCAGCGAAGATCCGAAGATCCTTTGCACACTTGCGCGAAAGTCTTGCCTGCGGAACCTTTTACCGGTTCCGTCTTTGCCAAGTCGGTCTTGATGCGCACTTCCCAACCGGGATATACCACACCAAGCTCTTCCTTCGGCCTAACCCTGCCCGTGTCCTTTCCGTTCACAATAATAGCAACAACAATTCCGTCTTTCAGGTAATTGTTGCTGCCGGTGAGCTTCAGCACGATCTTGCTGACATTCTCACCCTTTTTGATCACGTGCGTGACGTAATCAGCGGCCGAGCACAAGCTCGGGAACAACAGACAAACTACCGCGAAAAACAAACGAAACTTAGTCACCATTCCAACATCCTCCGTAGATCTGAGAAGAACTGCGATTTTATAATATACCAATATTTGCTGACTAAGTCAATAGTAAAAACCGACCACTGCCCTGGCCGAGTTATAATTCGATTTCAATCAGTTTATGAGCGCTTTTATATCCTGAACGGATGCGGATTTTAGATGGCGAAGTATTAAAGTGATCAGCCAAAAGATCGATCACGGCATTATTGGCCTGGTTATCAGCGGGCGGAACCGTGACCCAAACTTTATATTCTTCCAAGCCTAATTGTTCGATCCGCTCGCTTGAGGCTCTCGTTTGTACTTTAACGCGAATGACCATATCAATTCGTATGCTCCGAATAATACTCCGACATAAAACAGATCTCCTAACAATGTATTTCCAAAAAACGGAATGGCATTCGTATAAGATGCGATCTGTCCGGCCCAGGTATGCGGATACATTTTCGTGGAATAGAACAGCACGCAATTGGTGATCAGATAAAATAATGTTGAACCCAGCAAAGATCCGCCGACTACAGTAAAAACATTTTTGTGGTTGCGAATATATAGGCCGATCAAACCAATGAGGAGGAAACTGCCGTAAATCACCAGCCGCGACTGCAGAGAATCAAATCCGATAAAAATATCAGAAATAAACATAGCCGCCAGCGGCAGGAGCAAAGCGTATCTTTTTTTCAGATAAACCCCGCCGAACAAAGCAGTCGCGCCGATCGGCGCAAAGTTGGCAGGGTGAGGAATCACGCGCAACAGTGCGCCGAAAAAGATAAAGAAATATGGTAGCATTTATTTTGTGGTATCTACGACCGCGTCAATTTCCCATTTAATATTATCTGTAGATTTTGTGATGTAAGCGGATGCTCCCAGTTGCGAAAAACTCCCGTTCACGTACATGGCCCAGAAATGCTGTGCATCCGGCGTGATCCCGTCAATGCCCGTCACCAGATCCCCAAACGAATAATGCTTGGCGTCCACTTTATGATCGGCTTCCAAAAGCTCTAAGGCATTTTTTCCGTCTTGTCCCTGATATTCAACAACGCTGCTGGGTACTTGAACTTGTTGTTGTGTTTGACCGCCGGCCGCAGGATTAACCGAAGCTTGGCCCGTGGATGGAATATTGAGATCCTGGTTGGTCAGAGCAACATTGGGGTTATTTGTGGTTGGGGCCAAAACCGGCTGTTGCTTAAAAGCATAAATAATACCGATGAAGGCAATAACTGTGACAATAACGAATATTTCAAGTTTTCTTCCCAGATTATTCATTGTATAGGATTAATTTTGCATAACAATTTTAGCAGATGACGCTCATTTTTGTAAATCATATATAGATTGTCATTCCCGCGAAAGCGGGAATCCAGTTCTAAAGCAAATTTTGATACAAATCTTGCCATTTAGGGTTAAACTTTTCAATCAGTTCTAATTTCCACTTTCGGTTCCATTTCTTCAGTTGTTTTTCTCTTTTGATTGCACTTTCAACATCAGGAGTTTCTTCATAATAAACTAAAGTATTCACATCGTATTTTTTTGTAAAGCCTTTTACGGATTTTTGTTTATGTTGATAAACTCGTTTAATCAAATCTCTCGTAATTCCAATGTACAGAGTTCCGTTTCGCTTACTGTCTAAAATATAAACAAAATATGATTTCATAGTTCTGGATCCCCGATTAGGTCGGGGATGACAGCTTCGCTGTCAGTAGTCAATGCCCCGCAGTGCGAGGATGCCTTGATAATATGGATGCTTTATCATCTTCATCTCAGTCACCAGATCAGCCATATCGATCAATTTTTTGAACTGTTTATGCCCGGTCAGGCAGAGGTGAGTTTCTGCAGGTTTGGATCTGATGATCTTGGCAACATCATCAACTGTCAGAAGTTTGGATTCAATTGCTGAGATGGCCTCATCCAAGATCACCAAGTCATATTTTTTTGATTTGAGGGCTTTAATCGATTCTTTCATGGCGTCTTTGGCCGCTTTAATATGTTCCTGGATGGGCTTGCGATCTCCCAGGATGCCGACAAAGCCCCGGCCCATCAATTTCACGTCCACATTCTTAAGCTTGCTCAGAACTTCGCGCTCGCCCGAAGGCCAGTCGCCTTTCACGAACTGCAAATACAAAACCTTAAAGCCGGTGCCGGCTGCTCGGACCGCAAGTCCGGCAGCAGCAGAAGTTTTTCCTTTGCCGTTGCCGATATAAATTATTGTAAGGCCTTTGGTCATTGTTTCAAAAGACGGCGGATGTCCGCCGCCTTTTTTATAATCTTTATTCTTGTACCTTAGGTTCGTTTGAAGCTTCCAGTTTCTCTTTCAGCTTCGCGATGCTTCTATCGAGCGCAGCTATGTCGGCAGGGCTCATCCCGGGCTCTGTCTTGGCTTTTTCAAGCCCTGCGATCCTATGCGGAAGATTGTCCCCAAATCCATTTTTGGGAACACCCTCTTCTCTCTTATAGCCTCTGGGAGCTTGTTTATGATTGTGTGAGTCCATAAATTAGCATTTGCTGAATCCGCACATTTCGCATTTGGAACATCCTTCAGCCAAAACCATCATGTTCCCGCATTCAGGACATGCCGGAGCCAAGCCGCTGTTCGCAATTGAAGTTTTTTGCGTCACAAATGTGCTGCCAACCTCATGCACTTGGCGCGTCACAGCCTGGAACACAGGTTCCCGGTCAACTTTCGGGATCTCAAGTTGCTTAAAATCCAGCTGCAGTTCTTTTTGTCCGCGCTTCAGATGATTTTCCAAAACATTCGCGATCGCATCAGGCAAAGAAAGTATCCGTTCGCCGTTATGGAACATGGGATCAGGGCCGCGAATGCCTTTCAATTGTTCTACCACGTTTTGCAAACTGATGCCGGAACGCAGGGCCAAAGAGATCATGCGGCAGATGGCCTCGGTCTGGGCGCCGAAGAAGCCTCCGGCCTTGCCAAGCTGGGAAAAAACCTCGAAAGGTCCGTATTCGTCTTCATTGACCGTGACATACAAATTACCGTACGCGGTCGGGACTTTGTAGGTCGACCCTTCCATGACATCCGGCCTTTTTCGCGGAGAAATATTTCCCATTTGTGGTGAAGTCGGCATTTGTGGATGAGG
Coding sequences within it:
- a CDS encoding DUF167 family protein, coding for MEEYKVWVTVPPADNQANNAVIDLLADHFNTSPSKIRIRSGYKSAHKLIEIEL
- a CDS encoding DUF6580 family putative transport protein translates to MLPYFFIFFGALLRVIPHPANFAPIGATALFGGVYLKKRYALLLPLAAMFISDIFIGFDSLQSRLVIYGSFLLIGLIGLYIRNHKNVFTVVGGSLLGSTLFYLITNCVLFYSTKMYPHTWAGQIASYTNAIPFFGNTLLGDLFYVGVLFGAYELIWSFALKYKREPQASGSNN
- a CDS encoding DUF4430 domain-containing protein, which codes for MNNLGRKLEIFVIVTVIAFIGIIYAFKQQPVLAPTTNNPNVALTNQDLNIPSTGQASVNPAAGGQTQQQVQVPSSVVEYQGQDGKNALELLEADHKVDAKHYSFGDLVTGIDGITPDAQHFWAMYVNGSFSQLGASAYITKSTDNIKWEIDAVVDTTK
- a CDS encoding GIY-YIG nuclease family protein, with translation MKSYFVYILDSKRNGTLYIGITRDLIKRVYQHKQKSVKGFTKKYDVNTLVYYEETPDVESAIKREKQLKKWNRKWKLELIEKFNPKWQDLYQNLL
- the cobO gene encoding cob(I)yrinic acid a,c-diamide adenosyltransferase — translated: MTKGLTIIYIGNGKGKTSAAAGLAVRAAGTGFKVLYLQFVKGDWPSGEREVLSKLKNVDVKLMGRGFVGILGDRKPIQEHIKAAKDAMKESIKALKSKKYDLVILDEAISAIESKLLTVDDVAKIIRSKPAETHLCLTGHKQFKKLIDMADLVTEMKMIKHPYYQGILALRGIDY